In Capsicum annuum cultivar UCD-10X-F1 chromosome 7, UCD10Xv1.1, whole genome shotgun sequence, one genomic interval encodes:
- the LOC107853507 gene encoding uncharacterized protein LOC107853507, producing MAKAYTLQKFKELMGRVDQIDKRDRAYLFQIGYHKWARVHSIVKQTWTMTSNIAESINNTNRIAKRLPVVSTMDFRRLMIESWNAKQHEEATNTLTELTVKYNDILTNNHLLSQRMIIKVSNEFLHTVTNEEKRFIYNNKNFRDAYSIPVEPLPRESTWEIPCEVLDEVVLPPDSKRPPKRPCYERWKAPNEDKCKRSKVTYSDCHHEGHNKRTCHKHAPSA from the exons ATGGCAAAGGCATATACTCTACAAAAATTTAAAGAGTTAATGGGAAGGGTGGACCAAATTGATAAGAGAGATAGGGCGTATTTATTCCAAATTGGCTACCACAAATGGGCAAGGGTTCATTCTATTGTCAAACAGACTTGGAcgatgacatcaaacatagcggAATCCATCAACAACACCAATAGAATAGCTAAAAGATTACCTGTGGTTTCAACAATGGATTTTAGGAGGTTAATGATTGAATCATGGAATGCAAAACAGCATGAGGAGGCAACAAACACATTAACAGAGTTGACGGTCAAATATaatgatattttgacaaataATCATTTGCTATCTCAGAGAATGATA ATAAAAGTATCCAATGAATTTCTGCATACTGTTACTAACGAAGAAAAAAGATTCATT TACAACAACAAGAATTTCAGAGATGCTTATTCCATACCAGTTGAACCTCTTCCTCGTGAAAGTACATGGGAAATACCATGTGAAGTGTTGGATGAAGTTGTATTGCCACCTGATTCTAAACGACCTCCCAAAAGACCATGTTATGAAAGATGGAAAGCACCAAATGAAGACAAGTGTAAACGTTCAAAGGTTACATATAGTGACTGTCATCATGAGGGGCACAATAAAAGGACTTGCCACAAACATGCACCATCTGCTTAA